In Oncorhynchus kisutch isolate 150728-3 linkage group LG11, Okis_V2, whole genome shotgun sequence, the genomic stretch aaagacccacccactggggagccaggacctGTCAGGCCCACACAATCAgattgatgtggtttaagcattgttgtggacttggaTCAAACTTTTGTTATTTGTATTAAAAAAATACgtaattttgagagtgaaaatcgGTAAAAATAtataggatttttttatttttttattgaaaaatATGATTTTTCAGACTGGTGCATTTCCTTCACGGGGTGGGCCGTTTGGGAACCTTTTGGCAAAATTAGcttatacccacttctccaggcaccactacaccactgcatagggctgagGGAAAAACAGCAGTTACACACTGCATTATTAGGATAAGCAGTCCATACACTGGGACATAAAAAGCCAGTAGGTTCCAATCataacaatacaaaaacacaaccgtTAAGCATTTCCCAAGATAAATCTATTACTATTACTTCACATTGCAAAAAACATTTCACATTTAGCACACAAAGTAACGGGGACCTAgagtttaaagtggaactgacagtacTTTGTCTgtcaatgatcacaagtcagtcataatgtgGCTAATAGGCCAGCGTATCGGTCTTAGgcactagaggcgtcactacagaccctggttcgatcccaggctgtatcacaaccggccgtgatcaggagtcccatagggttgagcacaattggtccagcgtcgtccggattagggaagggtttggccagggtaggccgtcattgtaaataagaatttgttcttaactgacttgtcgagttaaaggttaaatcaaataaaaaatacaattatttagcaagctaaaaaccCTGAGTCTATCGTTAGCTAGGTAGGATAATTTCATGTCAtgccattggaggagtgggtgactgactgactgacttctcCTCATATTGTCTTTTGGTGGTTATACACAGCTACAGGTTTCATTTCGTCAAGTTCTTGCAGGCTAACCAACTGTTATCCAGTTAGCGTATCTCTTGCATTTGCAAATTCACTCTggttatctactccgatttcagagcactccaTCTAAATGTGGCAGAGCGCAGAACAACTGATACATTTACAAATgctcaacaaccgctgaatatgactggtgtcagtaaacgtaggcAAAAAAAGTAATAGTTAGTCAATGCTTTAGATAAcaacatgtaaacagcctaaccagttcTGCTtctgcgagtaaaatggtcagagtgaggtgttttcTCATTTCTGTTTGGAAGTAGCAATCTAGCCAACTTTtgtcagttagcttgggtgcttggtagtgacaagcatgcattggcaggcaagttGCAGAAGGACGAGGAGACTACAATTCCCCgttgtttatcagtgcaatttttaCGGCCAGCTAGCTGAAAAAGTTATTTGGCAGtaaaaattgcactgataaacctCAATCAATCTAATTTAATTATAAAgcctttcttacatcagctgctgtcacaaagtgctgtacagaaacccagcctaaattccaaacagcaagcaatgcaggtgtagaagcatggtggctaggaaaaactccctagaaaggccagaacctagaaagaaacctagagaggaaccaggctatgaggagtggccagtcctcttctggctgtgccaggtggagattataacagaacatggccaatggttcacaaagaagggcacctacctACTGGGTAAAaacaaaaagcagacattgagtttccctttgagcatggctgttattaattatactttggatggcgtatcaatacacccagtcactacaaagatacaggcgcccttcctaactcagttgccggagaggaaggaaatcgctccgggatttcaccataaggtcaatggtgattttaaaagagtttaatggctgggatgggagataactgaggatggattaaaaacattgtagttactctacaatattaacataaatgacagagtgaaatggatgaagcctgtacagattacaaatattccaaaacatgcatcctgtttgcaacagggCACTTAAGTACATATTGCAAAAAAAGAGGCAAGGAAATGCActtttttatcctgaatacaaagtgtgatgtttggggcaaatccaacacttcactgagtaccactcttcatattttcaagcatggtggtggcttgtcatcggcaaggactaaggagttttttaggataaaaagaaatggagAAGAGCTTAGCACAGGCAAAATTATAGAGGAAACTTGGTTTAGTCTGCTTATCAAggcaacattgaatgttcctgagtaacttagttacagttttgacttaaatcggcttctaaatttatggcaagacttgaaaatgactgttttgcaatgatcaacatccaacttgacagtgcttgaatcattttttaaataatgggcaaatatcaTACAATCCAGCAGTGCAAAAGCTCTTACAGCTATAATCGCTGCTAAacgtgactctaacatgtattgactcagggggctgaatacttatctaatgaagaaatattagtgttttattttccattaaattgttttaaatattcttccactttgacattggagtattttgtgtaggtcgttgacaaaaaatgacaaatccattttaatcccactttgtaacacaacaaaatgtggaaaaagtcaaggggtgtgaacttTCTAAAAGCACTGTAGGTtgagataaagtgactaggcaacaggatagataataaactgtagcagcagtgtatgagTTAgtttaaaaagtgtgtgtgtgtgtgttccagggacCAGTAACGTTGGAGACACATTGCTAACTGGTCAGCTGTCGACCATCCCGTGGAGGCGGGCCGGAGTGAGGTACACCAATAATGAAGCTTACTTTGACGTGGTGGAGGAGATTGACGCTATCCTGGACCAATCAGGTAGGAGCAGTACTGACTTGTCCACCGGCACCACGGTGCAGAGATCCTGGAAGTCAGATCCAGAGGTTAAAGGTCAGGCAtcaggagtttgtgtgtgtgtgtgtgtcgtctgtaAGCTGTGTTATGATTGGTTAACAGGTACAACAGTGTTTGCGGAGATCCAGGGCGTGGTCGAGGCGTGTGTCAAGCTGTCTGGTATGCCCGACCTCACACTCTCCTTCATGGTgggcccccacacacacactatatcagggttggggtccattcgAATTGAAGGTAGTCATTTCAGGAAGTGATTTtactttttaataaaaaaattgaaataataAATAACTTTTGAAAGTTACTTCTTGAATTGATTTCCTTCAATTCAAAttgaccacacacatacacacacacacacacacacacacacacacacgggtggcaggtagcctagcggttaagagcgctgggccagtaaccaaaaggttgctggttcaaatcacCGAGCCAGGAAAGTGGAAAAATATTGCCgctctgcccttgagcaaggcagtaaacccccaacaacaactactCCCCGGGTGCTGTGGACATTGATTAAGGCAGCCTGACACATTTCggctgaatgcattcagttgtgcaactaacTAGGCATTTCCcttcccacacacagagagagagccccAGTGTATTGGTCTATTCATACTGCATTTTGTCATTGCAGAATCCTCGTCTCCTTGACGATGTGAGTTTCCACCCATGTGTTCGCTATAAACTCTGGGAATCTGAGCGCGTCCTCTCCTTCATTCCCCCTGATGGGAACTTCACCCTAATGACCTATCACGTCAATGCACAGAAGTAAGGCTTTAAACTCTGACCCCTAATCCTAACACTACCATGTCTATTATTTTCAGTCTGGTAGCCATCCCAGTTTAATAATAGTATTGGTAATATTCTatttattctgttatattctatGCAGTCTTGTAGCCATCCCAGTGTATGTGAAGCAGAGCATCAGTTTCTTTGAGTGTGGTTCTGATGGCCGTCTGGACGTGACCGTTGGACCGAAGCAGACCATGGGGAAGACGGTCGAAGGGGTGATGGTCACGGTCCACTTGCCCAAAACTATCCTCAGCATCAATCTGACTGCCACACAGGGCAGTTACACATATGACAATGGTACAAAGGTAACTACACGCCTACTACCCTGTTACcttgtaacctctaacccctgagcCTAACCACTACACAGAGTAGCTATACCTACGTCCCTATTTCCAAGTTAGACCAGGTAAACAGCAAATCAGCAGACATTACTATTAACAAACTTCTCCATCTCACAAgtacccctgaacctaacccccccccccccccccccccttctctctcttcttcttcctctctctctctctctctcccgcgctCTCTTCTCTCTAGTTGTTAGTGTGGGACATTGGAAAGTTGAACCCACAGAAGCTTCCTAACTTGCGAGGTAGTCTGAGTCTGCAGGCTGGAGCCCCCAAACCAGAGGAGAACCCCAGTCTGAACATCGACCTGAAGATACAGCAACTTGCAATATCAGGTACCCCTGACCTGTAACTTTTGTCCCTTTCAGCCTCTCCCAATTGTTGGGTTATTCCAAATCGGTTCCTACTACCTAGCCCCCTTGTAGATCTGGAGGAATTGGATAAGTAGAAGTCTTATGGTAATTGTTTAGTCTTGCCTCCTTATTGACTGTTGAAATGGGACCATATTGCTTCCATTGATCCAATTTTCATAGATCTATGAGTGGCTCAGTAATAGGTGCTAGGGGTATATTTGGAATTAAGCTAATCTTTCTCTGTCTTTGCAGTAAAGTTTATTATGTTTGGGGTATTAACATGCTCTGTAAAAGGTTGTATTGCCATAGTAATACTGCATGCTAAATATCAATGTAtactcagtttattaggtacaccaccccattcacgaaaatggttcactcctacagacagtgagccgtggctgtggcttgctatataaataAAGCAGTcagacaggcatcaaggcattcagttactgttcgattggacgtttagaatgggcaaaacgagtgacctaaactttgagcgtggtatgatcgtcagTGCCAGGCACGCCAGTtctagtatctcagaaacggccgaCCCCTTGGACTTTTCatgcacgacagtgtctagggtttaccgagaatggtaagacaaaataaaaacatccaggcagtggcagtcctgtgggcgaaaacagctcgttgatgagaggtcaAAGGATAAATGCAAGCTAACATGCAAGTCACAAATAAGCTAATAACGGTGCAGTACAAATTCTGAGAACGGCATCTCAGAATGCACAACTCGTCAgtccttgtcacagatgggctattgaagcagacaaccacaccgggttccactcctatcagctaaaaacaagaagaagcagctGCAGTGggcaccaacactggacaattgaatagtggaaaaacattgcctccTCTGACAAATCCCAGCTCCTGATtagtcatgctgatggcagtccGGATTTGGTGTAAGTATCATGAGTCCATGGCCACATCCTGCCTTGTTACAggctggtggtgtaatggtgtggggaatattTTTCGGGCACATGTTAGGTCCTCTTGATACCAATTGTGCAGCACTTCCGTTCCCTGAAAAATTCAGGTTGTTCTGGAGACATAGGGGCATCCTATACTGCACTacactgaaaaaaatatttaaatgcaatatgcaacaatttcaaagattttgttACAATGGTTCATCTTTTAAAAGTTGCAGTGCAGCTTGCATGGTGCCACAGAATTTTATGGCACGTTTTTTAGGTGTGaaccactggtaccattaatgCTTGTTAGTGCTAGTTTTTCGCCGTTGACGAATTGAACCCCTGTCCCCCGCGTGCCCGCAATCTCTAGTACAGGCCTTATTGAAGGCTaccaaatgcttctcaaagatgccctctgggggtcaaactagcactaactagcattgtaaataagaatttgtaccttaactgattccatatgtgttatttcatagttgtgatgtcttcacttctacattgtagaataatagtaaaaataaaaaccctggattgagtaggtttgtccaaacttttgactggtacctgcttaattaatttgatttaatATTATGGTGGTTCTATTCCAAGGAAAACAAGaaaccctctgggtttccgttaggatgggGACGGGAAATATGACGCTGTACAACGTGATGGTCCGGGAGTACAGTACTGgtctatttagctaaagaatgtAGTGTCCTGCGGGTGCGCAGGataccggggttcaattccccgacgaggcggaaggagtaggctgttcttgtaaataacaatttgttcttaactgacttgcctagttaaataaatcctatttaaataagacctacaccacttttaacatcACATTACTCAATACTAGTGAGACTCTTGTcgcctacagtatatctaaaaaATATGatgtgactctccgccaataattacatataaagaggattggaggatatttctgtaattcagtgatatttattcccgtagtaattcgttatggatccataactaaataaacatcagcattttgaaagagtatttttattattttatgaatgaaagcataaagatgccatttattagttacattgttttagtttgaacctgcagactggcactaagaacagaacAGCGGGAATGTTTCCCTAGTCAgcgccattattagtgcaatgccccttaaagTGTTGCCAGTGTGGCAGGGTGGGTGTccacccccttcctcctccctttcccATGGGCTAGGTCGGTCTTCTGTGCACGGCTCTGCGGCCCATCCCGTGCCCCCTGCCCTTGTGCCTTGAATCTCGCGCgctttcagtggatacagctggaAAACTGCAATGCAGTCCCAttgtgcgccactcgggagctgtgaccaatatatattgtcctgctaataacggGGTTAATAATATATATGTGAGAATATCCAAcgggcttttatataattctaaatgaATAATAATAGTCACTTTgtttaaaaataacaatattttggagatttcgTTTTCAAATAACATAAAATGAGCGAGGAAAAAGGACATTCTTGAACATGGAGTGAGTGAGACATTGTTACTCATTTGTAAATCAAGCCAGTTGGTTATTTAggaatatttatttctgtttttagagggagaaaaaccaaaaacctacagtcatctcatgggtctcTCAGTTGAGCCCACCACAGGTATTGAAGCAGCATCTGTAACACagctatgcagtgtcttagaccattgCGCCCCTCAAGAACTGTACAATGTGACCGGTTGGGAGTGGCATACAGTACttcagtaagagcaaaataatcctaagcAATAAAAGAATAAAAACCTttgtgtaacaacagttttaggaAGTAATATTGAagttgtgcacaattatcagtttctatttaggtttgtcgcccattcattgtcagttagagacacagtagggcCCAAAAGCATAATCAATTCTCTAACTCCCcattgcgctggtctggagcaataaAGTGGTGaagcagggtaccgtactaaaccacaaattacctctaagtcccgcggCGAAAGCTCACAActttttaaaggaggaaccactgtacagttcatataagtaaagtaggccccaatctatggatttcacatgactgggactacagatatgcatctgttggtcacagataccttttaaaaaaaGGGGTGtgcatcagaaaaccagtcagtatcaagtgtgaccaccattttcctcatgcagcgtgacacgtctcatttgcatagagttgatcaggctgttgattgttgcCTGTGGAATGTTcacttctcttcaatggctgtgcgaagtttctggatattggcgggaactggaacacgctgtcgtacacgtcgatccagaacatcccaaacatgctcaataggtgacatgcctggtgagtatgcagggcatggaagaactaggacattttcagcttccaggaattgtgtaagATCCTTGCTACATGGggatgtgcattatcatgctgaatcaAGGTAATGGCAGCGGATGTTTGGCAcgacaatgagcctcaggatctcgcCATGGTATCtcttgcattttatcgatggcaattggaatgcacattgtgtttgttttccgtagcttatgcctgcccataccataacaccaccgccatcatggggcactctgttcacatcttcacggtacagttgaaaccgggattaatttgtgaagagcacacttttgcttcttgatatgccacacctgtcaggtggatggatattcttggcaaaggagaaatgttcactaaacAGGGATttgaacaaatttgtgcacaaaatttgagagaagctttttgtgcatttgaaaaatgtatatgatctgttatttcagctcatgaaacatgggaccaacactttacatacatttttgttcagtataaatgggtgtacctaataaacctCAGACTCAATGGAGAAAATGTGTGTCGATAAATGTTACAGTATAGGCGTTTTGATAAATGTGTAAATATATGGTAACTGTAAAGTTTATGGTAAATCCATGATATATTTAACCCAAAAACAATCTTTTAGTATTTTGTTTATTTGTCAACTGTTAATACATTCCCCAAAAATAGTGCATGTTAGCGGTCAAAATGTCAAGATAAAGAAAATTCAGTACAGAGCAAAACAAATGGTGATGCGTTTATGCTAACTGTGTTTTAGGACTGAAGGTGAACAGGCTGGATATGTTTGGTGAGAAGTACAAGCCTTttaaaggggttaaatacatcaCCAAGGCTGGGAAGTTCCAGGTGCGGACTTGAAGAGTGAAACCTAAAGGTCATAGGTCAACTAGCCAACGTGCCTAATGCTCTGGGTCAAAGGTCAACTCTTAGACACGCTGGCTGTCAACTATTATGCTCTCTATTTGTAGTTCAGAGCCATGATCGGTCCATTATGACAAATGTCTGAAACTTGTAAAAAGGTTCACGTCACAGCAGACTGTTGTGGCTCTGCAACAGCAAACTGAATTGAGCTTTTTACATGCCCAGTGTCAACCCTTCTACCTTATGCCTTTTTATACCCCTATACTCCTTCTATATTAGGGACAGAGCCTGTATTAAATAACTTTGTtgtttatttaaatgtttattaTTTGGATGGAATGGAGTTGTTGGTCTGCGAAGGGAATTGTTTTGGACAATCAACCTATTATTTCTCCTGTATCTGGAATTAAATAACCTCTACGGAATCTCACTGTGTTCCAGCACAGCccacctctcgctctcttgctcacTCATCTCACCTCTTTCTATCTTCTATTTCTCTGCTTTAGCAGGTAAAGATTTAATATCTAGTTTTATATAAAGCATATTTTTTGACCATTTTATGACTAATAACCCTCTAATGCTGAGTAACTGCAACCAAGAGTGGAATCTCATTTGGTCATACATGGTGTTAATTAATATACAGGCTAACAATTACTGCAAGTATtaataaatatacataaagtcactactgcattttttttttattataaaaacCAGGGCCTTTTGGTTGTCCTAATGTTATTTTGcctacaaccttcccacaaccttctgggaatggtgcagggtagttgcttggctttggaacattgtCAGCACAGTTAAAGAACTTGACAAAAAAGCATTATTGTCTttgtatttcattactttaacaaaacgtttcctaaaagttcaaacatggttacatttaatttcaattttggtaatgttctaggaacattCTCCAACttgtttgacattgggaatgttctcaaagtTCAGAGAACAataagaaacaatgttcttctgtggaaatttcagtacttcataatgttttctgcaggtttcctcatggttatatttaaagtcatgttctcagaacattaagaaaacttgCCATAAAAACTAAAAGCAAGTATTTTGtaacgttctaagaatgttatttaaaaacattaatTCTCATCGTCAACTaaactctctatcctctatcttgttaagtgtgttcaggtgtgttggcctgAACTTGTTTTCTTTGAAATGGgttctgtttgaatagactaaaatgaacagctttgtatgagttaaaaaaacatggcatgctagctccttcctggtggtgcagtggacgAAATGCACGGATGAAGTCAAGAAGATCATAGGTTAGAATGTCACTGACGGGACGGCATGCCACAATAAAACATTTATGTTTGCATGATTTAATGCTTAAATTAGTTTCCATGAGCCGGGTGCTTGGAGTTCAGAACAGTTATCCCAAATGTAAGCTAGCAGTGTAATTAAGTCTTAGtgaaagtttggggtcacaacATTTTAGAATGTTCTCAAACTTATTTTATTACCAAATTCTTTTATTATTCATATAATGTTTTTAAAACCTCCCTGCAAACTAAAATGTGCATTCACAG encodes the following:
- the LOC109876118 gene encoding AP-3 complex subunit mu-1 isoform X2; its protein translation is MINSLFLINPSGEIFLEKHWKSVVSRSVCDYFLEAKEKALEPEDVPPVIHTPHHYLISIYRDKLFFLSVIQTEVPPLFVIEFLHRVAEMIQDYFGECSETVVKDHMVMVYELLEEMLDNGFPLATESNVLKEMIRPPTILRSVVNTLTGTSNVGDTLLTGQLSTIPWRRAGVRYTNNEAYFDVVEEIDAILDQSGTTVFAEIQGVVEACVKLSGMPDLTLSFMNPRLLDDVSFHPCVRYKLWESERVLSFIPPDGNFTLMTYHVNAQNLVAIPVYVKQSISFFECGSDGRLDVTVGPKQTMGKTVEGVMVTVHLPKTILSINLTATQGSYTYDNGTKLLVWDIGKLNPQKLPNLRGSLSLQAGAPKPEENPSLNIDLKIQQLAISGLKVNRLDMFGEKYKPFKGVKYITKAGKFQVRT
- the LOC109876118 gene encoding AP-3 complex subunit mu-1 isoform X3, encoding MIQDYFGECSETVVKDHMVMVYELLEEMLDNGFPLATESNVLKEMIRPPTILRSVVNTLTGTSNVGDTLLTGQLSTIPWRRAGVRYTNNEAYFDVVEEIDAILDQSGTTVFAEIQGVVEACVKLSGMPDLTLSFMNPRLLDDVSFHPCVRYKLWESERVLSFIPPDGNFTLMTYHVNAQNLVAIPVYVKQSISFFECGSDGRLDVTVGPKQTMGKTVEGVMVTVHLPKTILSINLTATQGSYTYDNGTKLLVWDIGKLNPQKLPNLRGSLSLQAGAPKPEENPSLNIDLKIQQLAISGLKVNRLDMFGEKYKPFKGVKYITKAGKFQVRT
- the LOC109876118 gene encoding AP-3 complex subunit mu-1 isoform X1 — encoded protein: MINSLFLINPSGEIFLEKHWKSVVSRSVCDYFLEAKEKALEPEDVPPVIHTPHHYLISIYRDKLFFLSVIQTEVPPLFVIEFLHRVAEMIQDYFGECSETVVKDHMVMVYELLEEMLDNGFPLATESNVLKEMIRPPTILRSVVNTLTGTSNVGDTLLTGQLSTIPWRRAGVRYTNNEAYFDVVEEIDAILDQSGRSSTDLSTGTTVQRSWKSDPEVKGQASGVCVCVCVVCKLCYDWLTGTTVFAEIQGVVEACVKLSGMPDLTLSFMNPRLLDDVSFHPCVRYKLWESERVLSFIPPDGNFTLMTYHVNAQNLVAIPVYVKQSISFFECGSDGRLDVTVGPKQTMGKTVEGVMVTVHLPKTILSINLTATQGSYTYDNGTKLLVWDIGKLNPQKLPNLRGSLSLQAGAPKPEENPSLNIDLKIQQLAISGLKVNRLDMFGEKYKPFKGVKYITKAGKFQVRT